The stretch of DNA AAAGAGGTGCAAATTCATCTGGCTTACGAAGACCTAAGCGTTCACCAATCTCCATTCGTAGAGCCGAAAGCTGTCCACGTACTTTGTCGCCTTTGCCAGACATAATAAGCAAAAGATCGCCAGGTTTGGCATTCATGCGTTTTGCCCAAGCGGCTAAATCGTCTTCGGTGAAAAATTTATCAACCGATGATTTATACGTTCCGTCTTCGTTGCATCGAACCCAAATAAGACCAGAAGCACCTATTTGTGGTCGTTTTACCCAATCGATAAGTTTATCTATATCTTTGCGGGTATAGGAATTGCATTGTTCTGCCGCAATCCCAACCACCAATTCTTGATCGTCGAACACAGAAAAACCTTTGCCTTGAGCCAGGTCTGTAATCTCGGCGAACTCCATCCCAAAACGAATATCAGGCTTGTCGTTTCCGTAACGTTTCATGGCTTCGGCATAGGTCATTCTAGGGAACTGTTCGAAGTCTAAATTTTTGAAGGTCTTAAGCAGGTGTTTGGTCAAGCCTTCGAATACTTCTATTATATCTTCTTGTTCTACAAACGACATTTCGCAGTCGATCTGAGTGAATTCTGGCTGTCTATCGGCGCGTAAATCTTCGTCGCGGAAACATTTTACGATTTGGAAATATTTGTCCAGTCCTCCTACCATTAACAATTGTTTGAAGGTTTGCGGAGATTGAGGTAAAGCATAAAATTGACCAGGGTTCATACGAGATGGAACCACGAAATCGCGTGCTCCTTCTGGGGTAGATTTAATCAGGACAGGAGTTTCTACTTCTACAAAATCTTGTGCATCAAGATATTTTCTTACTTCTTGTGCGACCTTCGAACGGAAGATTAATTTATCTTTTACAGGATTTCTACGAATATCCAAATAGCGATATTTCATGCGTAAATCTTCACCACCATCAGTTTGGTCTTCTATCGTAAAAGGAGGAAGTGCAGATTCATTAAGAATCTTTATCTCTTCTGCCAGGATTTCTATTTCACCGGTTGCAAGTTGTGGATTCTTCGCTGTACGTTCGATAACTGTCCCCGTTACCTGAATAACATATTCACGACCCAAAAGAAGAGCGGTCTCAAAAAGTTCTGTTGACGAACGATCTTCATCCAAAATTATTTGGGTAATTCCGTAACGATCGCGCAAATCGATC from Weeksella virosa DSM 16922 encodes:
- the aspS gene encoding aspartate--tRNA ligase, whose amino-acid sequence is MFRTHTCGQLTQANINEKVTLSGWVATLRDKGFMLWIDLRDRYGITQIILDEDRSSTELFETALLLGREYVIQVTGTVIERTAKNPQLATGEIEILAEEIKILNESALPPFTIEDQTDGGEDLRMKYRYLDIRRNPVKDKLIFRSKVAQEVRKYLDAQDFVEVETPVLIKSTPEGARDFVVPSRMNPGQFYALPQSPQTFKQLLMVGGLDKYFQIVKCFRDEDLRADRQPEFTQIDCEMSFVEQEDIIEVFEGLTKHLLKTFKNLDFEQFPRMTYAEAMKRYGNDKPDIRFGMEFAEITDLAQGKGFSVFDDQELVVGIAAEQCNSYTRKDIDKLIDWVKRPQIGASGLIWVRCNEDGTYKSSVDKFFTEDDLAAWAKRMNAKPGDLLLIMSGKGDKVRGQLSALRMEIGERLGLRKPDEFAPLWVVDFPLLEWDDETQRYYAMHHPFTSPKVEDYDLIKTNPGEVRANAYDLVLNGNEIGGGSIRIFDRKLQAEMFELLGFSPEQAEAQFGFLMNAFKYGAPPHGGLAFGFDRLVSILDGSETIRDYIAFPKNNSGRDVMIDAPAKIDEAQLEELSIKIDLPSTDEPK